From a region of the Nonlabens sp. Hel1_33_55 genome:
- a CDS encoding AAA family ATPase, producing the protein MKLIKAERHQVKLRLGLSGASGFGKTMSALLLAYGITENWSKICVIDTENNSASLYSHLGDYNVLTLNEPYSPERYIEAISICEEQGMEVVIIDSITHEWQGNGGCLSIHEKLGGRFQDWAKVSPRHQSFIDKILNSTAHIITTVRRKIDYSLDTNGNGRTTVIKHGTKEITREGFEYELTVNFELINDKHLVSVSKDRTGLFMNKPEFIINSATGRKLKSWCNTGKSLDEIKEEILTARTEADLKIMYDSYKNHHSVILPLLSARKIEIIQSVEIASKNSNVINPNQIVK; encoded by the coding sequence ATGAAATTAATTAAAGCCGAAAGGCATCAAGTAAAACTACGCTTAGGATTAAGTGGAGCTTCTGGATTTGGCAAAACAATGTCAGCACTACTGTTAGCTTACGGAATAACAGAAAATTGGTCAAAAATCTGTGTTATTGATACGGAAAATAATAGTGCCAGTTTATACTCTCACCTAGGAGACTACAACGTATTGACTCTAAATGAACCTTATTCTCCAGAGAGATACATTGAAGCTATAAGCATCTGTGAAGAGCAAGGGATGGAAGTGGTTATCATTGATAGCATAACTCACGAGTGGCAGGGTAATGGAGGGTGTTTGAGTATTCACGAAAAATTGGGAGGACGGTTTCAAGATTGGGCTAAGGTTTCTCCTAGACATCAATCATTCATTGATAAAATATTGAATTCTACTGCTCACATTATAACGACCGTAAGGAGAAAGATAGACTATTCATTGGATACTAATGGCAATGGTAGAACCACGGTCATCAAGCACGGAACAAAGGAAATTACTCGGGAAGGCTTTGAATATGAATTGACTGTAAACTTTGAGTTGATCAATGATAAGCACTTAGTGAGCGTATCAAAGGACAGGACTGGTCTTTTTATGAATAAACCTGAATTCATTATCAATTCTGCAACTGGTAGAAAGTTGAAAAGTTGGTGCAATACAGGAAAATCATTGGATGAAATTAAGGAGGAAATCCTTACAGCTAGGACAGAAGCTGATCTAAAGATTATGTATGATAGTTACAAAAACCATCATAGCGTAATCCTTCCTTTGCTTAGTGCTAGAAAGATTGAAATCATTCAATCTGTTGAAATAGCCAGTAAAAACTCAAATGTTATTAATCCTAATCAAATTGTGAAATGA
- a CDS encoding DUF3871 family protein, whose amino-acid sequence MNNLIEYNPQPLEMVVDESNNIGNDFIVANTEVVTLEHLRNDCIVPVFTKDNETTISHFQFIDEVKQSVRKSLPDYHVNDASVRVSHVIKGRVPGAIGKSVKDLFEHEKTRYYERCAFTIDIPEIYQMIGTSKLSLSIGGVRAYNQENLYSSKSMEKFKLFIGFKNWVCTNLCISTDGLMDSVRVSSLEELGEKATNLIGSFDAQKQLLDMEQLIEHKLSEKQFSLLVGKLRMLPYLDRSKNPDVMNCTLSESQASTIVKDYHTDKNFAKESDGSITLWSLYNLMTAANKSSYIDRNFQRNANCFELVKHLGKSMETGTPSWYLD is encoded by the coding sequence ATGAATAATTTAATAGAATATAATCCGCAGCCATTGGAAATGGTAGTGGACGAATCCAATAATATTGGCAATGATTTTATTGTTGCAAATACAGAGGTGGTCACTTTGGAACATTTAAGAAATGATTGCATTGTTCCAGTATTTACTAAAGACAATGAAACTACCATAAGCCATTTTCAATTTATTGATGAGGTTAAGCAGAGCGTTAGGAAATCCTTACCTGATTACCATGTAAATGATGCTTCTGTAAGAGTTAGTCATGTCATTAAAGGAAGAGTGCCTGGGGCTATTGGTAAATCAGTCAAGGATTTATTTGAGCACGAAAAGACTAGATACTATGAGAGGTGCGCATTTACAATTGATATACCTGAGATTTATCAGATGATTGGTACTAGTAAACTGTCACTAAGTATTGGTGGTGTTAGAGCCTATAATCAAGAGAACCTCTATAGCAGTAAGTCCATGGAGAAGTTCAAGTTGTTCATAGGATTCAAAAACTGGGTATGCACCAACTTATGCATTAGTACAGATGGTTTGATGGATTCTGTACGGGTATCAAGTTTAGAGGAATTGGGAGAAAAGGCGACAAATTTAATTGGCAGCTTTGATGCTCAAAAGCAATTGCTTGATATGGAACAGCTCATAGAACACAAGCTATCTGAAAAGCAGTTTTCATTACTGGTTGGAAAATTGAGAATGCTGCCCTACTTAGATCGTTCAAAAAATCCTGATGTGATGAACTGTACTCTGTCAGAAAGTCAAGCTTCTACTATTGTTAAAGATTATCATACGGATAAGAACTTTGCAAAAGAATCTGATGGGTCTATAACCTTGTGGTCATTGTACAATTTAATGACAGCTGCCAACAAGTCATCTTACATTGATCGCAATTTTCAACGTAATGCTAACTGTTTTGAATTGGTCAAACACCTGGGAAAGAGCATGGAAACAGGTACTCCTAGTTGGTACCTAGATTAA
- a CDS encoding GIY-YIG nuclease family protein, with amino-acid sequence MKNKNHIIYKVTKVTNRKVYIGATTKSIRERQLDHLERAARGQVGKLYEAIRTLGPEAFKWQTIDTAESINELAKKEKYWIQKYNSKVDGYNSDEGGGFKKTVYQYDIGSRQLINEFPDLTNAAMNCRASKQAISRAALSVNNEYAGYL; translated from the coding sequence ATGAAGAATAAAAATCACATAATCTACAAAGTAACCAAAGTGACGAATCGAAAAGTTTACATTGGAGCAACAACAAAATCCATAAGAGAAAGGCAACTAGACCACCTAGAAAGAGCAGCTCGAGGTCAAGTAGGTAAACTGTATGAGGCTATCAGGACTTTAGGACCTGAGGCTTTCAAATGGCAAACCATAGATACAGCAGAGTCTATAAATGAATTAGCTAAAAAAGAAAAGTACTGGATTCAGAAATACAATTCAAAAGTTGACGGATATAATTCAGATGAAGGCGGCGGGTTTAAAAAGACCGTGTATCAATATGACATCGGATCACGTCAATTGATAAACGAGTTTCCTGATCTAACTAATGCTGCAATGAACTGTCGTGCAAGTAAACAAGCTATATCAAGAGCTGCCTTGTCAGTGAACAATGAGTATGCAGGTTATTTATGA
- a CDS encoding site-specific DNA-methyltransferase encodes MPTLNWIGKEKVVNHHQDVPFRTLEKQYTYIDGKESKDGSSENKIIHGDNLEALKSLLPEYEGKVDCIYIDPPYNTGNENWVYNDNVSHPRLKKWLGEVVGKEGEDLSRHDKWLCMMYPRLKLLHKLLSSNGAIFISIDDTAHSFLKLICDEIFGANNFLNDIIWQHSIQPKGYTGKFSVHHNHTLVYQRSNSFELGLFERTDEDNKSYSNSDNDSKGMWRTGDVRNALYRPNLIYDLQTPSGKVIKPPEKGWRWSKSTMASKIKTGEIFFNEEETSITRKIYLKDQSGRPPETIWFANKFGSTRKANKTLKEIFGKSPFDTPKPFQFIEGILNIATRNDSIILDSFAGSGTTAHAVLNLNKEDDGNRKFILVEMEDYAQDITAERVKRVIDGYGSGTKKTEGTGGDFSYYELGDPLFNEDNLLNENVAEEKILEYVWYSETKTPYQPTTEKFSLGKKEEVAYYFFYIKKAITTLDMDFLRKIQTKADQYIIYADNCLLDKKMMDKYHIIFKKIPRDISRF; translated from the coding sequence ATGCCAACACTCAACTGGATAGGAAAAGAAAAGGTCGTCAACCATCATCAAGATGTACCATTCAGGACTTTAGAGAAACAATACACGTATATAGATGGCAAAGAGTCTAAAGATGGATCTAGTGAGAATAAAATAATTCACGGAGATAATTTAGAAGCATTAAAAAGTCTGTTGCCCGAATATGAAGGTAAGGTAGACTGTATCTATATTGATCCACCTTACAATACGGGTAATGAGAACTGGGTTTATAATGACAATGTTAGTCATCCTAGGTTGAAGAAATGGCTAGGAGAGGTGGTTGGAAAAGAAGGTGAGGATTTGTCTAGACATGATAAGTGGTTATGCATGATGTATCCAAGGTTGAAGTTATTGCACAAACTGCTCTCTTCAAATGGTGCCATATTTATATCTATTGATGATACTGCTCATTCATTCTTAAAATTAATTTGTGACGAAATATTTGGAGCAAATAATTTTTTGAATGATATAATTTGGCAACATTCCATTCAGCCAAAAGGCTATACCGGTAAATTTTCTGTTCACCATAATCATACGTTGGTATACCAGCGATCAAATTCGTTTGAATTAGGCTTATTTGAGAGAACCGATGAAGACAACAAGTCCTACAGTAATTCTGACAACGATTCAAAAGGAATGTGGAGAACTGGAGATGTTCGTAATGCTCTTTATAGACCTAATTTAATTTATGACCTTCAAACTCCCAGCGGTAAGGTTATTAAACCGCCCGAAAAAGGTTGGCGATGGAGTAAGTCCACGATGGCAAGCAAGATTAAAACGGGAGAAATCTTTTTTAATGAGGAAGAAACTTCCATCACAAGAAAAATATATTTAAAAGATCAATCTGGCAGACCGCCAGAAACTATTTGGTTTGCAAATAAATTTGGCTCTACGAGAAAAGCTAATAAAACGCTTAAAGAAATTTTTGGAAAGAGTCCTTTCGATACTCCAAAGCCATTTCAGTTTATAGAAGGAATATTAAATATTGCTACTAGAAATGATTCAATCATTTTAGACTCCTTCGCAGGATCAGGAACAACAGCTCATGCAGTGTTGAATCTTAATAAAGAAGATGACGGTAATCGTAAATTTATTCTTGTGGAAATGGAAGACTATGCTCAAGATATCACAGCAGAACGCGTAAAAAGGGTTATTGATGGTTATGGGTCTGGGACTAAAAAAACGGAAGGCACAGGTGGTGATTTTAGCTATTATGAATTAGGTGATCCCTTATTCAACGAAGACAATTTACTCAATGAGAACGTAGCTGAAGAAAAGATTTTAGAATACGTTTGGTACTCTGAAACCAAAACACCTTATCAACCCACCACAGAGAAATTCTCATTAGGTAAAAAAGAAGAGGTGGCTTATTACTTCTTTTACATTAAAAAGGCAATAACTACATTAGACATGGATTTTTTAAGAAAAATACAGACCAAAGCGGATCAGTACATTATCTATGCTGATAACTGTTTGTTAGACAAAAAGATGATGGATAAGTACCATATCATATTCAAGAAAATACCACGAGATATAAGCAGATTCTAA
- a CDS encoding DEAD/DEAH box helicase, with product MELKPYQQKVIKDLELFLQYLQEKDKPSAAYNSFWEDKVGPYSPQIDGSFKGMRPYKDNVTGATHIAIKVPTAGGKTFIACNALHTINKHMSRGNPKAVIWLVPWSNLLQQTYNNLSNPSHPYREKLNTLFNGRVEVYDKESLLQGANFNPSSVAEQLNIFVFNFSSLRINSRKKDDRKVYQENGAYESFRESVIDKNLVLPDTDETALINVIRSLNPVVIVDESHNAESDLSVEMLNNLNPSLVLDLTATPKSNSNIISFVNAIELKKEHMVKLPVVVYNHNRKEEVITSALHLQRKLELHAQEEEKVTGRYIRPIILFQAQSNIKGKNNTTFQKIKDNLVKLRIPEEQIKIKVSGIDELKDIDLTSRNCPVRYIITVNALKEGWDCPNAYILASLADKSSPVEVEQILGRVLRQPYVTKHQNALLNLSFVLTASAKFNETLDNIVEGLQESGFSRDDYYAEEAPEEEKTENEVLQEDLFGDSTHNKPVSDDDFAVSDITFDPDEKVTLESLEQNQPEIVSYITGKAKTEGKAFETIVKNTEVDDDTALMTQVMGKKPKTYKVIDQYKEVLSNLKLPQFYLKQEHDSDVQSVLFEEAASYDTLLQKEKLLTGFNLTAQDSNVNFDEITADIRTIDFNEEKKSVEVGKMQTRTKSILLENILAKPKASQIKDVTYHIVSRLGDMYPIPEQDLQAYVSRIFNSLEKQQIQDVITNDINYVRSIRDHINNLTSEYSKIQFKHGIAIRQIFTDTRFELPESITPLRTSTSIAKSLYQLEGHMNNFERDMITDIQSMNNVLFWHRNLDRGKGFFLNGFSSNHYPDFIVYTKSDHVILIETKGDDRDNDDSRDKNRLGQAWDKAAGNQFSYFMVFQTKEVEDCYTAKSIIGVVKNL from the coding sequence ATGGAATTAAAACCCTACCAGCAAAAAGTCATTAAGGATCTAGAATTGTTTTTGCAGTATCTGCAAGAAAAGGATAAGCCTAGTGCTGCCTACAATTCTTTTTGGGAAGATAAAGTAGGTCCATATTCGCCACAGATAGATGGTTCGTTCAAGGGAATGAGACCCTATAAAGATAATGTCACAGGAGCTACACATATTGCCATAAAGGTTCCTACTGCGGGTGGTAAGACGTTCATTGCCTGTAATGCGTTGCATACGATCAATAAGCACATGAGCCGTGGGAATCCCAAAGCTGTGATTTGGTTGGTTCCATGGTCTAATCTTTTGCAGCAGACCTATAATAACCTTTCTAACCCTTCACATCCTTACCGTGAAAAGCTCAATACCTTATTCAATGGTCGGGTTGAGGTTTATGATAAGGAGAGCTTATTACAAGGTGCCAACTTTAACCCATCATCAGTTGCGGAGCAGCTCAATATTTTTGTTTTCAACTTCAGCAGTCTTAGGATCAATAGCCGTAAGAAAGATGACAGGAAAGTGTATCAAGAAAATGGAGCCTATGAAAGCTTTCGCGAAAGCGTAATAGATAAAAACCTTGTGCTACCAGACACAGATGAGACAGCATTAATCAATGTAATCCGTAGTCTAAATCCAGTAGTCATAGTAGACGAAAGCCATAATGCAGAGAGTGATTTGAGTGTTGAAATGCTTAATAACCTCAATCCTTCACTGGTTTTAGATTTAACCGCTACACCTAAGTCTAATAGTAATATTATAAGTTTTGTAAATGCTATTGAGCTCAAAAAGGAGCACATGGTAAAACTACCAGTAGTAGTCTACAATCACAATCGTAAAGAAGAGGTAATTACTAGTGCCTTACACCTGCAACGAAAATTGGAGCTTCATGCACAGGAAGAAGAAAAGGTCACAGGTCGATATATAAGACCAATCATATTATTCCAAGCCCAAAGTAATATTAAGGGTAAGAACAATACCACGTTTCAGAAGATCAAGGACAACCTAGTTAAGCTACGCATACCCGAAGAACAGATCAAGATCAAGGTCAGTGGTATAGATGAATTAAAGGATATAGACCTAACATCTAGAAACTGTCCTGTTAGGTACATTATAACCGTAAATGCTTTAAAAGAGGGTTGGGATTGTCCTAATGCGTATATACTGGCATCATTAGCAGATAAATCCAGTCCAGTTGAGGTAGAGCAAATTTTAGGTAGGGTTTTACGACAGCCCTATGTTACCAAACATCAAAATGCATTATTAAATCTATCTTTTGTCTTAACAGCATCTGCAAAATTCAATGAAACCCTTGATAACATAGTGGAGGGATTACAGGAGTCTGGTTTCTCACGGGATGATTATTATGCAGAAGAAGCACCAGAAGAGGAGAAAACAGAGAATGAAGTATTGCAGGAAGATCTTTTTGGGGATTCCACACATAATAAACCTGTGAGTGATGATGATTTTGCTGTATCAGATATAACTTTTGATCCTGATGAAAAGGTAACTCTAGAAAGTCTAGAGCAGAATCAGCCTGAAATAGTAAGTTACATAACTGGCAAAGCAAAAACCGAAGGAAAAGCATTTGAAACAATTGTAAAAAATACTGAGGTAGATGATGATACCGCATTAATGACACAGGTTATGGGAAAGAAACCAAAGACTTATAAGGTCATTGACCAATACAAGGAAGTATTGTCAAATTTAAAACTACCGCAATTTTATTTGAAACAAGAACACGATTCAGATGTACAAAGCGTACTATTTGAAGAAGCTGCCAGCTATGATACTCTATTGCAAAAGGAAAAACTGCTAACAGGATTTAACTTGACTGCGCAAGATTCTAATGTAAACTTTGACGAGATCACAGCAGACATAAGAACTATTGATTTCAACGAAGAGAAAAAATCGGTTGAGGTAGGTAAGATGCAGACCAGAACGAAAAGTATTTTACTGGAAAATATCCTAGCTAAGCCTAAAGCTTCTCAGATTAAAGATGTGACTTATCATATAGTTTCTAGATTAGGAGATATGTATCCTATCCCAGAGCAGGATCTACAAGCCTACGTATCAAGAATTTTTAATAGTCTTGAAAAGCAGCAAATTCAAGATGTGATTACCAATGACATTAATTATGTTAGGAGTATAAGAGATCACATCAATAATTTGACCAGTGAATATTCAAAAATCCAGTTCAAACATGGAATAGCGATCAGGCAGATATTTACAGATACAAGATTTGAATTACCAGAGAGCATCACCCCATTAAGAACCAGCACCTCAATTGCAAAGTCCTTGTATCAATTAGAAGGGCATATGAACAACTTTGAGCGTGATATGATCACAGACATCCAATCCATGAATAACGTGTTGTTTTGGCACCGAAATTTGGACAGAGGCAAGGGTTTTTTCCTGAATGGTTTCAGTTCCAATCACTACCCTGATTTTATAGTCTACACAAAAAGTGATCATGTCATCTTAATTGAAACAAAAGGAGATGATCGTGACAATGATGACAGCCGTGATAAAAATAGGCTAGGACAAGCATGGGATAAAGCAGCTGGAAATCAATTCAGCTATTTCATGGTTTTTCAAACCAAAGAGGTTGAGGATTGTTATACGGCTAAGAGTATAATTGGGGTTGTAAAGAATTTGTAG